A window of Equus przewalskii isolate Varuska chromosome 18, EquPr2, whole genome shotgun sequence contains these coding sequences:
- the PLAAT1 gene encoding phospholipase A and acyltransferase 1 isoform X1: MAFNDCFSLKYPGNPQPGDLIEVFRPGYQHWALYLGDGYVINMAPIEDGIPAAFTSAKSVFSRKALVKMQLLKDVAGNDTYRINNKYDETYPPLPVEEVIQRSEFVIGQEVEYDIFVNNCEHFVTLLRYGEGVSEQANRAISTIGFVTAAAGAFSLLGLFPKRERTKYY; the protein is encoded by the exons ATGGCGTTCAATGATTGCTTTAGTTTGAAGTACCCTGGCAACCCCCAGCCAGGGGACTTGATTGAAGTGTTTCGTCCTGGCTATCAGCACTGGGCGCTGTACTTGGGTGACGGTTATGTTATCAACATGGCACCTATAG AAGATGGCATTCCTGCAGCATTTACAAGCGCCAAGTCTGTATTCAGCAGAAAGGCCCTGGTGAAGATGCAGCTCTTGAAGGATGTTGCGGGAAATGACACGTAtagaataaacaataaatatgatGAAACATACCCCCCTCTCCCTGTGGAAGAAGTCATACAACGGTCAGAGTTTGTTATTGGCCAGGAGGTGGAGTATGACATATTTGTCAACAACTGTGAGCATTTTGTGACTTTGCTTCGCTATGGAGAAGGAGTTTCAGAGCAG GCCAACCGAGCAATAAGTACCATTGGGTTTGTGACAGCTGCTGCTGGCGCCTTCTCGCTCCTGGGCTTGtttccaaaaagagaaagaacaaagtacTATTAA
- the PLAAT1 gene encoding phospholipase A and acyltransferase 1 isoform X2: MAFNDCFSLKYPGNPQPGDLIEVFRPGYQHWALYLGDGYVINMAPIDGIPAAFTSAKSVFSRKALVKMQLLKDVAGNDTYRINNKYDETYPPLPVEEVIQRSEFVIGQEVEYDIFVNNCEHFVTLLRYGEGVSEQANRAISTIGFVTAAAGAFSLLGLFPKRERTKYY, translated from the exons ATGGCGTTCAATGATTGCTTTAGTTTGAAGTACCCTGGCAACCCCCAGCCAGGGGACTTGATTGAAGTGTTTCGTCCTGGCTATCAGCACTGGGCGCTGTACTTGGGTGACGGTTATGTTATCAACATGGCACCTATAG ATGGCATTCCTGCAGCATTTACAAGCGCCAAGTCTGTATTCAGCAGAAAGGCCCTGGTGAAGATGCAGCTCTTGAAGGATGTTGCGGGAAATGACACGTAtagaataaacaataaatatgatGAAACATACCCCCCTCTCCCTGTGGAAGAAGTCATACAACGGTCAGAGTTTGTTATTGGCCAGGAGGTGGAGTATGACATATTTGTCAACAACTGTGAGCATTTTGTGACTTTGCTTCGCTATGGAGAAGGAGTTTCAGAGCAG GCCAACCGAGCAATAAGTACCATTGGGTTTGTGACAGCTGCTGCTGGCGCCTTCTCGCTCCTGGGCTTGtttccaaaaagagaaagaacaaagtacTATTAA